AAGTGTACTTTTTACTTAACAAGCCACCTAAAACAGTGTGCACCCTTAAGGATAATTTTAATCGCACCATCGTTACTGATTTAATTGATACTCCTTATAAAATTTTCCCAGTAGGTCGTCTTGACTATGATACAACTGGTGTTTTACTTTTGACTAATGATGGGGAAATGGCGAATAAATTAATTCATCCAAAATATCAAATCCCACGTGTTTATAGAGCTAGATTAAATTCGCCACTAACACCAAAAGAGCTTAAGTATTTAAATACATCTGTCCAAATTAACGGAAAAGAAAGCAAGCAAGACGTGCTTGTTGCTGATAATAAAAGCTACTTTGTTATTTTAACCGTAGGAACTTATCACCACGTTAAAGAGCTTTTTAAATTAGTTGATCGAACTGTTTTAAATTTAAAAAGGATTGAATTTGCAGGACTTACAATTGAAGGGCTTCCAGTTGGAGCTTATCGAAGGTTAAAATTAAAAGAATTGAAATTTATTCGCACATTATTGGAGAAAAAAGATGAAGAATTGAATCAGAAAAAATAAACTTTTCTCAGTTTTGACTTCAATAGCAATTTTTGCTCCAGTAGCTATTGCAGCTTCTTGCGGTTCTTTTGAAAAAAAACTTAGCACAGAAGATAAACAAAGAGAAGCTACTTGAAAAAAAGAGATTGCATCATTAAAAAGTTATTATGAAAACTTTAAAAAATTCTGAGATGATAAATATGATAATGGCAGCCTAACTTCACCTAAAAATTTTGGTTTTTATTATAAAAATATAATGGAAAAAGTTACTGCTTTATCTAAAGCATTACAAAAAGTGCATGCAAAAATTAATGATCAAGAATTTGAAGGTAAAGAGCAAATTATTCAAAGGTTTTTTACCGAAACTGACCTAAGCGAAAATGTTATTAAAACTTATATTGATGCTTACAATAGATTCAGTCAAATTAACTCCCATTTTGAAGCTTTAAAAAACCAACGTTCTTTTGAAGGTGCGTCAGGAACAAGTAATAAATATAGGGAATATTATGACAGAATATTTATTGAAGGTAATTCTGAATTAGTTTTTGACCGTGAATTTGATGATCTTTTCACAGATAAAAGTGTGCAAGATCTTTTAGATAGCTATAACAGTTTTTGATATGACAAAGAACTTCATAAAATTGATTATGCTGCTCTAGCTGAAAAAATTCAAGTTGATGCTAGTGGCGAAAATAAAGTTATTGCTCATAAAGAAGCAATTGGAAACATCATTAAAGAATGAGCTACTGTTGTTGCTCAAACTGATTCAGTTGCAAATCAAAAAATTAAAGAGTTTATTGGCTATTTAAAAGATTCAGAACTTCAAAATAATGGTGAATTTCATACATTAATTGTAAATATTGAAGATCTTTATAGCCAATTTTTAGAAAGCATAAATTTAGTAACAAGTCAATTTGGTAACAAGTATCCATATGAAAAAATCTTAAATAGCTTTAATGAAAATTCAGATTTAGTTAAATTCAATAATAAATTTAAAGAAATTAAAGGACTTATACCAAAGTTGAAAAAATTAAGGAGAATCATGCAACAAGAATTTAAAAATCGTTTAATTAAGTACTTAGAAATTTATGGAATGAGCCGTTATGAAGAACCTGTAGTTGATGAAATTAAAAAAGAACTTGGTTCATTAAATTATGAAATTTCAAGAGATAAAATGGGTTCACTTATTTTCCATAAACCATCAAAAAATCCTAATGCGCCTAAAGTTATGATTGCTGCACATATGGATGAAGTTGGTTATTTAGTAAG
This genomic window from Mycoplasmopsis gallinacea contains:
- a CDS encoding pseudouridine synthase, with the translated sequence MGFVEQERLQKILSQAGIASRRESEELIKKGRVVVNGKVAKLGDKASFKDEILVNGKPIQEEEKVYFLLNKPPKTVCTLKDNFNRTIVTDLIDTPYKIFPVGRLDYDTTGVLLLTNDGEMANKLIHPKYQIPRVYRARLNSPLTPKELKYLNTSVQINGKESKQDVLVADNKSYFVILTVGTYHHVKELFKLVDRTVLNLKRIEFAGLTIEGLPVGAYRRLKLKELKFIRTLLEKKDEELNQKK